Part of the Oceanispirochaeta sp. genome, CTTTCAAATCACGGCCATTCCTTTATCAATTCCCATGGGTCAAGCTGAAGATTATCAGGGTGTTATAAACCTGATGAATATGAAAGCCTACAGAAAAGACGGCGGTGGTAAAGAGGAAAATGCAATTGACATCCCTGAAGAATATAAAGAGATAGCTGAAGAATATCATTTAAAGATGATTGAAATGGCTGCTGAAGGTGATGATGGCTTAACAGAAAAATATTTTGAGGAGGGAACTCTCACCCTGGAAGATGCCAAAAAAGGACTCCGGGAAGGTCTCTTTGATAACCGCTTTGTTCCGGTTTTCTGCGGCAGTGCCGTTGATAATTCAGGCATATCTTCCCTTATGGATTTCATAGTTTTTGAGTCTCCCGCACCAGGACGTGTGGAAGAACCCTGTGTCAGTGGTGAAACATCCCGTATGGTTTCTTCTGAAGGAGCTACCTCGGGTATCATTATTAAAACCATGATCGATAAGTTCGCCGGTAAGATGTCCTACGTCAAAGTAATCACGGGAAAGCTGACGAGTAACAGTGAAGTATACAATTCAAGAGAAGAAAAAAAAGAGCGAATCAATAAACTCTTTCTTTGCGAAGGCAAAGATTTGAAAGAAACCAATGAAGTTCTCGCAGGGGATATCGCTGTTTTAACAAAAGTTGAGTCTCTGGCAACCAATGATACGATCTGCACAGCCGATGAAGTGATTCACTACAAGTCTCTGGCTCTGCCCCATCCTGTTTTTTCTCTGGCCATCAATGCAGAGAATCAGAAGGAAGAGGATAAGATGTCCGCCCAGCTGCATAAGGTTGCCGAAGAAGATTTGACTTTTACCATCAAATATAATGAGGAAACAAAAGAGACCGTTATTTCCGGCATGGGTGAACTTCATATCAATATTATTCTTGAAAAGCTTCTCAAGAATTTCAAGATCAATGTGAGCCGAAGAACACCTAAAGTTCCCTACAGGGAGACAATAAACAGCCCCGCCGAAGCAGAATACACTCATAAGAAGCAGTCCGGTGGTCATGGACAGTACGGTCGGGTCTGTCTAAGAATCCATCCTCTTGAAAGGGGTAAATATTTTGAGATGACCAATGATACCAAGGGAGGGTCAATCAGCAAGGGTTACATGCCTGGCATTGAAAAAGGCCTGCTTGAAAGCATGAATGAAGGTTTCCTGGCTGGATATCCCTTGATGGATATCGGGGTTTCAATCTTTGACGGAAAGGAGCATCCCGTCGATTCTTCTGAAATGGCCTTCAAACTTGCGGGCAAACATGCTTTAAAGGTAGCTGTTGAAAAGGCTAAACCGACCCTGCTTGAACCAGTTATGAATCTGACTGTTTTTATTGAAGATCAATATATGGGAGATGTTCTTTCCGATCTGTCAACGAAAAGAGGCCGGGTTCTTGATCAGCAGCCAGTGGGGGTTGGTATCCAGTCCATCATGGCTCAAGTCCCTCAGGGAGAATTGATGCGTTACAGTATTGATTTGAAATCCATGACCTCCGGAACAGGAGCCTTTGAAGTGGAGTTCAGTCATTATGATCCCGTGGGTGGTAAAATTGCCCAGGACATCATCAAAGCCTCAGAGATCTAATATAAGTTTTCCGGC contains:
- the fusA gene encoding elongation factor G, yielding MAFTTNTIRNIAVCGHGGTGKTTLVEQILFNAGVTSKAESVDSGRTVSDFTEEEIEKKISIHSSLTNVIWKDTKINIFDTPGSSDFVGEVVSSFRASESAIMLIGARSSVQIETVKLWRRLDARDMPRIAFINKMEKTRADFYKVLEDLKNFQITAIPLSIPMGQAEDYQGVINLMNMKAYRKDGGGKEENAIDIPEEYKEIAEEYHLKMIEMAAEGDDGLTEKYFEEGTLTLEDAKKGLREGLFDNRFVPVFCGSAVDNSGISSLMDFIVFESPAPGRVEEPCVSGETSRMVSSEGATSGIIIKTMIDKFAGKMSYVKVITGKLTSNSEVYNSREEKKERINKLFLCEGKDLKETNEVLAGDIAVLTKVESLATNDTICTADEVIHYKSLALPHPVFSLAINAENQKEEDKMSAQLHKVAEEDLTFTIKYNEETKETVISGMGELHINIILEKLLKNFKINVSRRTPKVPYRETINSPAEAEYTHKKQSGGHGQYGRVCLRIHPLERGKYFEMTNDTKGGSISKGYMPGIEKGLLESMNEGFLAGYPLMDIGVSIFDGKEHPVDSSEMAFKLAGKHALKVAVEKAKPTLLEPVMNLTVFIEDQYMGDVLSDLSTKRGRVLDQQPVGVGIQSIMAQVPQGELMRYSIDLKSMTSGTGAFEVEFSHYDPVGGKIAQDIIKASEI